The following DNA comes from Holophagaceae bacterium.
CCTGTTCGGAAATCCATCGGCACCAGGGGTCCATGGCCAAGTGGACCCAGGCTCCGCCCCGCCGGAGCCCGGCGATGAGTTCGCCTTTGGCGCGGGCGATGCCCTCCTGCCCGTCAGGGAAATTTTCCATGTGCGCGGTTCCGATCAGGGTGACCACGCCGAAATCCGGCGGCGCTATTTCCGTCAGCCGCTGGATTTCGCCCGGCGTGCTCATGCCCATCTCCAGCACCGCGGAGGATTCGCCCACCGGCATGGTGGCCAGGGCCTGGGGCATCCCCAGCGTATTGTTGCGGTTCCCCGGCGTCTTCCAGCCGCCGGTCGCCGCCGCCAGCAGGTCCTTGGTGCTGGTCTTGCCCACGCTGCCGGTGACGCCGAACACCGCATGGGGGCGGACAGCCTTCAGGCGCGCCTGGCCCCAGCACTGCAAGGCTGCCAGAGTGTCCGGCACGACCAATTGCGGAATCGGCAGATCCAATAGGTGGTCCACCAGGAGGCAGGCCGCGCCCAGCTCTACGGCCTTGGCGGCGAAGAGGTGTCCATCCCTGCCCGCTCGGATCGCCACAAAGCATTCCCCGGGCTGGAGCGTGCGGGTGTCCAGCGAAAGCGCGGCGGGGAAGACGGACCCGTCACCCCGCAGCTCGGCCTGGAGGAGTGAAGCCACTTGATTGAGGTCGAACAGCATAGGATCCACCTGTTCGGACGGCCTGGCCCGGCCAGGTGATGGATAGGGGCGGAAGATCGGACAGCCGAGGGCAGCTTGCCCGCGGGAACGGCGATCTGATGATAATCCACCTGGCCAGGATGCTGGCCCAGCCGACAGCTATTTGATCTTGGGGTTCGATTTCACTTCGGCGATGGCCGCGCGGGCCTGGGCCGCCTGCTGGCTCGCGGGATCCAATTCGATGATGCGGTTCCAGGCCTTGATGGCCTTCTCGTCCTGCTTCAGGTCCTGGGAATAGACGACCCCCATGTTGAACAGGCTCTGGGTGTGCTTGGGATCGAGTTTCGCCGACTTCTCGAAGTTGGCGATGGCCTTGTCATAGGCCATCAGCTCGCGGTACATGACGCCCTGGTCGGTGAGGATGTCGGCGTTGTTCGGTTCCAGTTCCAGGGCCTTGGCATAGGCGTCCACGGCCTTCTGGGGCTGGTGGGTGTCGAAATAGTCGTTGCCGAGCTGTTTCCAGGCGTTGAGGTTCTTCGGTTCCCGGGCCACGATCTGGGTGTTGGCGAAGATGCGCGACTGGGCTTCCATCGCGTTGGGCATCACTCCCGCGTTCGGGGGCATTCCCGCCGGCGCGCCGGGCGATGGCATGGGCACGGCCGCCGCGATGGTCGCCGGCTGCTGGCCGGCGCTGCGGCTGTTGCCGGTGAAATAGCCGATGATGAATCCGGCCAGCAGGCCGATCACCAAACCGATCACGATGTTTTTATTCATGGATGAATCTCCGTCCCGTCAGGCCCATCAGCGAGGCGAGGGCACTGGAATTCTTGCATGGAACGGATTCCAAAGCTGTGATCCCTGTCTCACTTGGGCCCCGCAGTCGCAGGATCCCCCGGGGCGATCGGCTACGCCACGAACTGCACCGCATAGATGGGCGGCAATTGGGTCGAAACGGTCTGCCAGTCGTCCCCTCCGTTTACCGTGACCCAGAGCGAGCCGGTGGTCGAGCCGAAAGCCAGGCGCGATCCGCTGCGGTCGATGTCCAGGGCGTGCCGGTACACAAGGTCGTAGGCATGGGTTTGCGGGAGCCCGTTCCGGAGCGTTTCGAAGCTGCGGCCGCCGTCCCGGGTCCGCGTCACCACCACGGCTCCGCCCACAGGCACGCGCCTTTCGTCTTTGATGGATGGCACGAACCAGGCGATCTCCGGGTTGTCCGGATGCACGGCCACCGCGAATCCGAAGACCGATGGCGCAACTTCCTTGATCTCCTCCCACCGGCCGCAGCCATCAGTGGATCGAAAAATCCCGTTGTGGTGCTGCGCCCAGAACACGTCTGGGCCCGATGGGCATTGCACCACCCGATGGGGATCCTGGATGTCGGGATCGAAGGCCTGGTCCGGCGGCATGTATTCGGCGCGCATCCCGTCCGCCCGGCAGGCCCAGGAAATTCCGCGATCGGTGGTCTGCCACACGCCCCCGCAGGAAACTCCGACCGTGACTTTGTTCCCATCCCGGGGGTCCACGCAGATGGAGTGGATGCCCGGAAAATCCGCGCCGCCGCCATTCCAGAGCTTGCGCCGGGGTTCCTCCCACAGGGTCCGCACCATCGTCCAGGTAGAGCCATCGTCTTCGGAATAGAAAAGCCCGCCGGGGATGGTGCCGCACCACAGCAGGCCCGGCTGCGAGGCGAGGCCAGGCTCCAGGGACCAGATGAGCTTGAGTTTCCAAGGCACCACGCGGCCCATGGAATCGATCTCTTCCACGCCTTCCGGCGGGTCGGGATAGACCGGCACGCCGACCTCCTCCCAGGTGGCGCCGCGGTCTTTCGAGCGGTGCAGCTTCACGCCGAAATGGCCGTGGTCCAGAGCCGCGAACCAGGTTCCGCTGCGGGCATCGGCCAGGGCCAAGGTCACATTGTCGCCAAGGAAGGAAACGCCCTGGATCTCCCACGTTCCGGCCATGGTCCGGCCGATGGTGAAGAGACCCTTGCGCGTGGAAACGAGCAGGGTGCTGGACATGGTCAACCTCCGGAAAGGGCCTGCATGACGAAGACTTCGGCGTCCTCTTCCACGGCATCGCTCAGGCCGCGGCGGTCCGAGACGGCCTGGCCGTCCACGAAGACCACCATGTGGGCCCGCAGCGCGCCGTGCTCGTCCAGGACGTAGCCGCGCGATCCGGGATAGAGATCGAAAGCCGCGTCCAGCGCCTCCCGCGCGGTGCCGCCCCTGACGGTGCAGGGCGGGCAGGAAATGTGGCGTTGGAGATTGCCCGTGAACACGACGCGCGGCATTAGGGAGACCTTCCGGGACCGGATTGTGTGTGAGAAGCCGTCGCAGAATGTCTCGCACCCGCCGGCCTCTGTCAATCAGTTCCCCAGGTCCTTCACCACCTGTTCGCCGCCCAGCTGCCCCATCTGGCCCAGGATCCAGGCCTGGCGCCCACGGACATAGGCACTGGGGGCATCCACCCGGTACTTGTGGGGATTCGGCAGCACCGCGGCCAGAAGAGCTGCTTCGCTGGGGCGCAGCTTGCTGCTCCGCTTGTGGAAATAGGTCGTCGAGGCCGCCTCCACGCCGTACACGCCATCGCCGAATTCCACGATGTTCAGATAGACCTCCAGGATCCGCCGCTTGGACCACCCCAGCTCGATGAGCATCGTGAAGTAGGCCTCGGCGCCCTTGCGCAGCCAGGAGCGGGACTCCCAGCAGAACTGGTTCTTGGCGGTCTGCTGGGACACGGTGGAGGCGCCGCGCTTGCGCTTGCTCCGCTCGTTGTGGGCGTAGGCCTTTTCAATGGCCTTCCAGTCGAATCCGAAATGCTCCGGGAAATTCTGGTCCTCCGCGGCGATGACCGCCAGGCCCACCGAGGGCGACATGTCGTCGAGCGGGACCCAGGTGTGGCGCGACGTGTAGGGTTCGCTGCTGAACCACGAGGCCACGCGCCGCTCCACCATCAGCGCCGAGAAAGGCGGATGGACGAAGCGCAGCAGCAGGACCAGCGCTACGCTGCCGGTTAGGAAACCCATCAAGCCCAGGGCGGACCATCGCAGACCTCGCCGCCACCACGTTTTCGTCTTCGATGCCACGTCTACCCCGCTGGATCTGAATCCACAGATAAGCATGAACCGGGTCATCAGGCCCAGTCAGACCTGGCAGCTTTGAACCACAGATGACACAGAAAAACGGTTAATCCACAGATTGCACCGATTCACACAGATTCTAAAAATGGGGAAGTGCCGACTTGATTTCGTGTGCCGTCCAGAATTTCGAGGAAGAACCGCATCTACAAGGTTTCACAAATGCCCCTTTGTCTGAAGTGGCATGGCCGCAAGACCTGATACGAATTTGCATTCGAAAAGATAAAATTCACCACGAAGACACGAAGAAAGCACCAAGCTCCAACATGGCTGATTTCGGCTCAAAATCGCTTCGCGAGGCGCGTTGCGCCTGCGGGCCGAAGGTCCGCAAATTCAGGTGGCCCGGCGGCGAGCTCACGCTTAGGTGTGATCCGCGCCGGGCCACCTGAATTTCATCTGCGAAGCTCGCACATGACGAGTCCCTTTGTGCCCTTTGTGGCTTGATGGTTCTATTTCTTTGAATGCAACTTGGTATGAATCTCTTGTTTTTGAATCTGTGTGAATCTGTGGAATCTGTGGATACCCGATCTGTGGAATCTGTGGTTCTATCTCAGTAGAATCCACACACACCCATGCCCAAACGCCTCGTCATCTGTTCGGACGGAACCTGGAACAAGCCGGACCAGTCCACCGGCGGCGTGCCCACCCCCACCAACGTCGTGAAACTGAGCCGGGCCGTGGCTCCCCAGGACCAGGCCGGGACCGAGCAGCGGGTCTACTACCATGACGGCGTGGGCGCCCGGGGCGGCTGGTGGAAACGGTTCACGGGCGGAGCTTTCGGCGAAGGCATCGACGCCATCATCCAGGCTAATTACCGTTTCCTGATCGATAACTACGATCCCGGCGATGAACTCTTCCTGTTCGGGTTCAGCCGGGGCGCCTACCTGGTGCGCAGCACGGTGGGCCTGGTCCGCAACTGCGGCCTCTTGAAGCGCGAGCACGGCGGCCAGCTCGATGCGGCCTATGCGCTCTACCGCCGCCGGGACGAGGCCTCCAGCCCCCGGGCCGAAGAGGCCGCGGCCTTCCGGGCCGCCTATGCCTGGGAGCCCCGCATCCGCTTCATCGGCGTCTGGGACACCGTCGGATCCCTGGGCATTCCGCTCAGGCCGCTGCGTTTCTGGACCAAGGAATTCTATGAATTCCATGACGTCAAGCTCAGCACCTGGGTCGACTACGCCTTCCAGGCCCTGGCCGTGGACGAGCGCCGGAAACCCTTCGCGCCGACCCTGTGGCAGGGGCAGCCCGGAGCCGGAGCGCAGATCCTGGAGCAGGCCTGGTTTCCAGGCGCGCATTCGAACATCGGAGGCGGCTATGTGGACCATGGGCTCTCGGACTTGGCCCTGCTCTGGTTGGCGGAAAAGGCCAGAGCCTGCGGTTTGGACCTGGACATGCCGCCCGGCATCCTCCCCGACGCCCTTGGCGGAATCCAGGATTCCATGACCTTCTGGTATCGGATGCTGGGCGAAAACGTCCGGCAGATCAGCCCGGGCTCCGATGGCCAGTTCATCGCCCCAAGCGTGAGAGCCCGCCAGCTGGGCACCGCGGATTACCGCCCGCCGAATGTGCCCTGGCCTCCGCAATGAAAGAGAATAAAAAGCCACAGATTAGGCAGATGAAAAACTGATCACCCACGAGCCTCAGCCTGAAAAAACATCCCGCGAAGGGCCGCGAATAGCTGCCATGCCACGGGTATTAGCCAGGCTGATGCCGGGGTGAAGGAAGGGCCGCGAAATCTCTATTGCCACACCAGCGCTTTGGCGACCAGGAGACTCATCATGGGCCAGCCTCGCGGATGGAATTCAGGCGGCCCGGCGCGGATCACACCTTGGTGCGAGCCCGTCGCCGGGCCGCCTGAATTCGCGGGCCCAGAGGCCCGCGGGCGCTGCGCGCCCCCGCGAAGCGATACCGGGTTGAATTCACTTTTCGCGGCCCTTCGCCAGAGCGCAGCGGCTTCGCGGCCCTTCGCGGGCACGCTTCCTCGGCTGAGATTGGGGGATGATCAGGTTGTATTTTTCTGCGGCAGCCTTAATAGAGCCGCCCCACCAAGGAGGCCAAGGCTGTCTCCACGCGCAGGATCCTGGAGCCCAGGTCCACGGGACGGAATCCGCAATCGACCAGGCTTTGGACCTCGGCATCCAGCCATCCGCCTTCGGGCCCGATGGCGAGCGTGGCCGGTTGGGCGACGCCGCGGGGACACGGCTCCGTTGAACCGGGGTGGGCCACCAGCGGCAATGTGCCTTTCGCCATGGCCGGCAGCTCATCCTCCACGAAGGTCCTGAAGAACCTCGCCAGGCGCAATTCCGGAAGCACCGTGTCCTTGGCCTGCTCAAGCCCAAGTATGCGTTGCAGCAGCAGATTTTCATCACTTATCCGTGGACTTTTCCAATAACTCTTCTCGACTTTCCATGCGTTGAGCAGCACGATCCGCGCGATGCCGAGGCTGGTGGCGGCCGCCAGGGCGCGGTTCAGGACTTTCGGCCGCGGCAGGGCGAGTATGAGCGTCAGCGGCAGTTTGGGCGGAGGCTCCTGATCCAGCTGCACTTCCATTTCCAGCGACGCAGGATCCAGGCGGGTGATTCTTCCGAGGCCCATCTTGCCGTTCAGGACTCCCACGCTGAGCGCATCGCCGGCCGCCGCTCGGTGGACATCCAGGACATGGGCGAAGCGCCGGCCTTCGAGCCGAGCGCGGCGAGGATCGATGAAGTCCTCCTCCTGGAGCAGCACCAGGTTCATGCCCGGTTCACTTCCCGAGCAGGCTGCGCAGGCTGCTCCCATCCTCGTAGATCAGATCGTCCACCCGCCATCCATCCGGAGTGTTGCGCAGCTTGACGGCGACCGTCCGGCGCCGGCCGTTGCCCGTGAGCACCACCGGAATGCGCGTGGCATCCCCGATGATCTCAGCCTTGCCGACCACGAACCGCTTGGGATATTCCTGGCTGTCCGTGAACGGATCGCCGTTGATGGCCGGGACCTCGTCCGGATTGGCCGGCCGGGCCAGTTCGGCGTTCAGTTTGGCCAGCAGATCGGGGCTCAGCCACTTCGCCTTGCGCGCCACCGAGGCCTTCGAGAACCCCATGTCGTGCTTGAGGTGGTCCGCGTAAAGGGCCCGCGCCACCTCCGCGGGCCATTTCTGATGGGCCGGCGCCGGTGGGCGCACCGCAACCGTTGCCAGGAGGAAAGGAAGCACGAAATGAATCATGAAAAGAGTTTAGCGGGCTTTCTTCTTGCGCGGTTTCGAGCCCGCGACCCGCAGCGCCTTGGCCATCCAATGCGCCAATTCCTCGGCATCTTCCAGGACTTCCTCGGGCACTTCGTAATAGCCCATTGCCCGCTCGTCCCCAAAGGGATGGAAGGCGTCCATGCCCTTGGCCTCGAAGTCGGCGCGATTGCTGTCGTCCACCTTGAAGTAGAGCCGGTCGTCATCCATCAGCGCGAAGAAAAGCGGGCCCGAGTAGATCCCCACGCCGCCGAACATGGATCTCGCGCTCACGGGCGCCGCGGATCCCAACTGGTCCAGCACAAATTCCCGGTAGGTCGCGCTAACCGCCATCTTGAGCCCTTCTTCCATGGATTTGGAGGTTTCGCATGCTCAGGAATGGATTTTACGATTTCCGAAAATCGGAAATTTGAAATGGGAGCCTGATCCTGGCTGCGCCAGGTCTGGTGCTTCCAGCATCACACCACCCCCGCGCCCACCCACGCAAGAGACCGGGGTACACTTGGACAGATGAGGCGCATTCGATTCCAATCCTTCCCGGTCCAGGCGCTGGTCATTGGAGCGCATGAGCCGTGGTGAAAGCGAAATCCGGAGTCAAAGCCCCCGCCACCAGCGGGCCGATTTCCATCCAGCTTCTCTCCGAGGCCCGTGTCCTTGAGCTGCACCGGGGCCTGGTGGCCTTTTCCGCCGCCACCGAAGCGCCGGTGAAGGATCTGGGGCTGCGGGACGAGGTCCTGCTGGAGGCCGCGGTGTCCCGCCAATTCCAAAGCACGGGCCTGTTGATGGAAGGTTCCGATCCCAGGGAGAAGACCGCCGCCCTGCTCCAGGGCCTGCTCGACGAACTCCCCTTCTACGATGGCAACGCGCAAACGGCGCTGCTGGCGACGCTGATCCACCTGGACCTGAACGGTTTCGCGCCCAACCAGGTTTCCCACGACGATCTGTACCGCCTTGTTTCGGCCCTGATCACCCATGAAACGGGCGAATTGCCGTTGAGGGGGGCCAAGGCCGCAAGCCGCAAGGCCGGTGTGAAGGCCACCCACGAAGATGAATTGTCCCGGGTGTTCCAATGGCTCATGGCCAATTCCAGGTGGGCCGACCGCCGGGAATATCCGCTCCCATTGCCCGAACTGAAACGCCTCCTGAACGGCCTGGACGCGGATCTCGGCGATCCGGCGGCCGGGCAGATCGAAGTGCTCAAGGCCGATGCCCAGACCGAAAAACGCTTCCTGGGACTGGGTTCCAAGACCGTGTCCCGCATGGTCCCAGTGATGAAATTCCCGGATCCGGGCGAGGACGGCCTGGTATCCGCCAACATCCTCCGTGACATCCAGAAGGCGCTTGGACTTTCCAGCCAGGACGAAAAACCCCTGTACGACTGGCTCGCCAAGGTTCAATCCTTCCTCAGGCAATACCAGACGCTTTGGCCGAGGCTGGCGAAGCTCTAAGATTTCGAGCGAGCTCCGAAGCCATCTCCTCAGGGGTCCCCATGTCCATCGAAGTCGCGCTTTCCTACCTCTCGTCGCCGCATCTCGAAGCCGATCTCCGCGCGGAATTGCAGGTCCTCATGACGAGCGCGGAGTCCGGAGACGCCGCGGCCTCGAGCGAGCTGGCGGACCGCTTTTCGGAACCCCTGGCCTTCGGCACCGGCGGCCTCCGGGGCATCATGGGGGCCGGCCTGAAGCGCATGAACAGGCCCAACGTGCGGCGGACGACCATGGCCCTCGCGACGGTGGCGAAACTCCACGCGCCGGGCAAACAGGTCGCGCTCGTGGGCTTCGACACCCGGCACAACTCTGCGGATTTCGCCCGGGAAGCCGCGCGGGTGCTCGCCTCGGAAGGTTTCCAGGTGTACCTGGGCGACCGGCCCCTGCCCACGCCTTTCCTCTGCTACGCCATGCGGAAATTAGGCGCCGCCTGCGGCGTTATCATCACCGCCTCCCATAATCCCAAGGCCTACAACGGCTACAAAGCCTATGACGACCGCGGCGCGCAGGTGCTCGATCCCTGGGATATCGAGATCGAAGCCAACTCGGCGGTGCTGCCCCTGGTGCCGAAAAGTCCTGCGGAATCCCTGGACCAGGGCATCCGCTCCATCCCGCAGGAAATCGAAGAAGCTTACCTGGCCCTGGGCCTGGCCCTGCGCCAGCAGCCCGCCCAGTACGAGCATGCCAAGCTGCTGTTCACCCCCTTCCACGGCACCGGCGGCGCCTTCGTGCCGGAGCTCTTCCGCCGCGCGCAGATCCCCTTGGATCTCTGCGGATCGCAGTCCGCGCAGGATGGCGACTTCCCTACCGCCCCCCGCCCCAACCCCGAGGAGATCGCCGCCTACGCCGCGCCCCTGGCGGACGCCCAGCGCCTCGGCAGCGACGCCATCCTGGCCAATGATCCCGACGCCGACCGCATCGGCGTGGTCGCGAAACGGGCCGGCGCCTGGGAGTTGATGAGCGGCAATGACCTGGCCGCCCTCACGCTGGACTACCTGTGCCGCCACAAAGGCCTCCGCGGCGTGTGCGTCAGCACGGTGGTCACCTCGGATTTCATGGCCGAAGTCGCGCGCCACCATGGCCTCCAGGTCATGTGGACCCTCACGGGCTTCAAGAACATCGCCGCCTGCATGGACCGCCTGGTGGAGGTCCGCGAACCCTACGCCTTCGGCGCCGAAGAAAGTTTCGGAATGCTCCTGAGCGATGAATTGCGCGACAAGGACGGCGTCATGGCGGCACTCGTGGTGGGTGAAATGATCGGCCATTTCAAGGCCGGTGGCTTGGGGTTGTTCGAAGCCGTGGATGCCCTGCAGGCCCGCATCGGCACCTTCCACAACCGCCTGGTGAACCTCGAGGACCCGCGGCCCGGAGGCGCCCAGCGATTCGGCGATGCCATGGCGCGCATCCGGTCCGCTGGCCTCGCGCAGCTCGGCGGCGAAAGAGTCCTGTCCTGGGAGGACTTCCAGAGCGGTTCATGGCACGGGCCGAAAGGCCAAGTCGAGCCCATCCTGGATCGCCCCGATCGCAAAGATATCGCCCAGGAGATCCCCCGCAGCAATGTGCTGAAATTCCGGCTGGAAAGCGGAGCCTTCGCCGCCTTCCGCCCCAGCGGCACCGAACCCAAGCTCAAGATCTACCTCCAAAGCCGCACGGACACCGCGCTGCTCGACAAGCTCGAAGCGGAAGGCAGGGAGTTGCTCGGAATTTAGGGGCCGTTATGGTTTGGCCAGTGCCTTTCTGGCCAAACCGTTACGGCCCCTTATGTCGGCCGCAGGCCGACGCCTCGGATGTTGCTCAACCCTAGGTCGGAGGCGTTACGGCCCCTCCAGCTATCGGACGCAGTGCGCCCTCCTGCTCACTTCGTTCGCAGAGCTGGAGCCTCTATGTCGGCCGCAGGCCGACGCCTCGGATGGTGCTCAGCCCTAGGTCGGAGGCGTTACGGCCCCTCCAGCTATCGGACGCGGTGCGCCCTCCTGCTCACTTCGTTCGCAGAGCTGGAGCCTCTATGTCGGCCGCAGGCCGACGTCTCGGATGGTGCTCAGCCCTAGGTTTGGAGGCGTTAGGGCTCCCCCAGCTATTGGACGCGGGCGTCCTGATGAGACCCTTCGACGAACCGGGTTACGGCGTCGTCGCCATCTGCCGGAAGGCCGAGTAGGAATTCGGCGATGGGACCGACGCCAGGCCCACCACCCGGAAGGCCCCCTGCTGTTGGCCGGGGGCCTGCATCCTCCGCAGGCCCGCGCCTGGGTTCAACCGGGAGAACATCATCGCCGAGGCCTTTTCGGTTGAGGCCGCGCCGACCTCCCCCCCGTTGATGGATCCGAACTGCCCATGGTCCACGTTCACGGGCCTGCCCGCGCGGAAGCCCCAGCGGTCATCCCACCCCGCGAAGCCCGTGAAATCGGGGACCTGCACCGCATGGGCGCCCGCCCCCAGCCAGCCTTCGCTGAACAGCAGGTACCAGTAGACCTGCTCCTGGTTCCCGTTCTGGATCAAGGCGAACTGTTCCAGCCGCGGCAATGGATTGACCGAAGCCCAGCTCAATCCCGGACGCAGGTAAGGGCCTGGAAGCCAATCCACCTGGAAGGGCTGCACGGGTGTGGGGAAGTTGATGGCCAGGGGCCCCGGCAAGGCCTGGCTGCCCCCGTAGACGGCCTCCCAATGGCCGGTGCCGAAGGCGCCGAATCCATAGGCGTAGCTGTCTCCGGGCAGGCCGTAGGCGGCTGGGAAGGCTGCATAGGACGGCAGGGCCGTTCCGTCCCCCAGCCCGAAATACTGCCCTCCCGACGTGAAATAACGGACGCTGCCCTGGATGGTTTCATCAGCCGCCACGGGCCCATAGGTGATGGCTTGCGCGGGCCCAGGAGCGAACCCATCGACGGCGAAGTCCACGTCCCGGGCCGCGTTCCCCTGCGCGTCGCGTCCCCGGTCCAGGAACAGCCGCGTGGGCGCATGGGTAGCGGGATCGGAATAGAGCCAGCCCGCCAGGTCCCCCTTGCCCTTCAACACCTGGGTCAGATAGGAATCAGCGCCGCCCTCGAACAGCAGCGCGGCCGCGCTGGTCACCAGGTAGCCCGATGAGGCTCCCTGGCCCAACAGGCGGCCCTGCAGCGAATAGAGGACCGGGTCGGGGCCGGGCGGCGGATCGCAGATGAAATAGACCCCCAGCGAATTCGATTCGGGCAGGGTCTGGAAAATGTAGTTCATCTGGAAGGCCTGGAAGGAGCCGATGGCGCAGTTGTACCCATAGGCCAGGCCATAGCGCCCCGCCGGATCCGTCACCGCGGCGAGGTAGGTACCCTGTTGTCCTTCCAGCAGCCGCCAGGAGGCATCGCCATCCTTGAAGGCCATGAAGGGGAGGTTGGCCTGGTCGTAGTTGACGTAGGTCGAGACCGGCAGCAGCCGGGCCGCCAGGACGCCCACCTTGAAAGCCGATTCCTGCGCTTCGAAATTCCCGCGGGCATGGAGCGTGAAGGCGCGATCCCCGGCGGTGGCGGACACAGGCACCCGCACGGTTATCTTGGCGGTCGCCGGGCCAGAGCCGAGGCTGAGGTTGGCTGGAGACACCGAAACCGCCAGCTCCGTCCCCTGGGGCGCCACCGCAAGTTCGACCGCGCCCGTGAAACCATCCAAGGGGCGGACGGTCACCGTGAAGACGCCCGCGGTGTCCGGCGCCACCGGCAGGGAGGCAGGGTCCAGGACCAGTTCCACGCCGGGAGCGCGGAGCGGCATGGACGGATTTTCCCCGGCGCAGCTCAGGCCCAGCGCCAACGCAAGGCCCGCCGCACATCCCTGGATCCGTTTCCGGACTTCGTCCACAGCTCACCTGCCCTCGAAACTTGGCCCAACGATTCCCGCGATGCGCTGCTTGCGCAAGAGCAAAGTGCGGAAGCGCTCCTGGGCCTCGAGCAGCGCCGAGCGGCGGCTCGGTTCATCGCCCATGGATTTGGGATCGCCCAGGCGGTCCACCTCTTTGCGGGCCAGCTCCAGGGCCGCGTTCACCCGCAGGACGCGCACTTCGCGCCGCCCTCCCTTCCCATCCTTCAGGTCCCTGGCATTGTTTTCAGTCCAGAGGGGTTCATAACTCACATTTCTAAGCTTCACCTGCTCGTGGCCGCTCAAATCCAATTCCTTCGTGAAGACCACGCGGAGGGCCGCGCTGTCCCGGTTGTCGCCGCCGGATACCGGAAAGAGGTCGGCGCGGTAGAAGCGGTCCTGGTTGGCGATGAAATTGCCCAGCGAAAAGGCCACGATGGCGGTCCGCCCCCCTGCCTCAAGCGGCTCGATGGGCTGGAGGACATGGGGATGGGAAGCGATGATCAGGTCGGCGCCGGCCTCGACCAGGCCCCGGGCGATCTCGCGCTGCCGCTGGGTCGGTTCATGCTGGTACTCGTTGCCCCAATGCAGGCTAACGACCACAGCGTCGGATCTGGAACGGACGGCCCTGATGGCTGCCTTGGC
Coding sequences within:
- the mtgA gene encoding monofunctional biosynthetic peptidoglycan transglycosylase; this encodes MLICGFRSSGVDVASKTKTWWRRGLRWSALGLMGFLTGSVALVLLLRFVHPPFSALMVERRVASWFSSEPYTSRHTWVPLDDMSPSVGLAVIAAEDQNFPEHFGFDWKAIEKAYAHNERSKRKRGASTVSQQTAKNQFCWESRSWLRKGAEAYFTMLIELGWSKRRILEVYLNIVEFGDGVYGVEAASTTYFHKRSSKLRPSEAALLAAVLPNPHKYRVDAPSAYVRGRQAWILGQMGQLGGEQVVKDLGN
- a CDS encoding 16S rRNA (uracil(1498)-N(3))-methyltransferase — its product is MNLVLLQEEDFIDPRRARLEGRRFAHVLDVHRAAAGDALSVGVLNGKMGLGRITRLDPASLEMEVQLDQEPPPKLPLTLILALPRPKVLNRALAAATSLGIARIVLLNAWKVEKSYWKSPRISDENLLLQRILGLEQAKDTVLPELRLARFFRTFVEDELPAMAKGTLPLVAHPGSTEPCPRGVAQPATLAIGPEGGWLDAEVQSLVDCGFRPVDLGSRILRVETALASLVGRLY
- a CDS encoding DUF2235 domain-containing protein; this encodes MPKRLVICSDGTWNKPDQSTGGVPTPTNVVKLSRAVAPQDQAGTEQRVYYHDGVGARGGWWKRFTGGAFGEGIDAIIQANYRFLIDNYDPGDELFLFGFSRGAYLVRSTVGLVRNCGLLKREHGGQLDAAYALYRRRDEASSPRAEEAAAFRAAYAWEPRIRFIGVWDTVGSLGIPLRPLRFWTKEFYEFHDVKLSTWVDYAFQALAVDERRKPFAPTLWQGQPGAGAQILEQAWFPGAHSNIGGGYVDHGLSDLALLWLAEKARACGLDLDMPPGILPDALGGIQDSMTFWYRMLGENVRQISPGSDGQFIAPSVRARQLGTADYRPPNVPWPPQ
- a CDS encoding TfoX/Sxy family protein, whose product is MAVSATYREFVLDQLGSAAPVSARSMFGGVGIYSGPLFFALMDDDRLYFKVDDSNRADFEAKGMDAFHPFGDERAMGYYEVPEEVLEDAEELAHWMAKALRVAGSKPRKKKAR
- a CDS encoding DUF3828 domain-containing protein, whose amino-acid sequence is MLPFLLATVAVRPPAPAHQKWPAEVARALYADHLKHDMGFSKASVARKAKWLSPDLLAKLNAELARPANPDEVPAINGDPFTDSQEYPKRFVVGKAEIIGDATRIPVVLTGNGRRRTVAVKLRNTPDGWRVDDLIYEDGSSLRSLLGK
- a CDS encoding tetratricopeptide repeat protein yields the protein MNKNIVIGLVIGLLAGFIIGYFTGNSRSAGQQPATIAAAVPMPSPGAPAGMPPNAGVMPNAMEAQSRIFANTQIVAREPKNLNAWKQLGNDYFDTHQPQKAVDAYAKALELEPNNADILTDQGVMYRELMAYDKAIANFEKSAKLDPKHTQSLFNMGVVYSQDLKQDEKAIKAWNRIIELDPASQQAAQARAAIAEVKSNPKIK
- a CDS encoding UDP-N-acetylmuramoyl-tripeptide--D-alanyl-D-alanine ligase, yielding MLFDLNQVASLLQAELRGDGSVFPAALSLDTRTLQPGECFVAIRAGRDGHLFAAKAVELGAACLLVDHLLDLPIPQLVVPDTLAALQCWGQARLKAVRPHAVFGVTGSVGKTSTKDLLAAATGGWKTPGNRNNTLGMPQALATMPVGESSAVLEMGMSTPGEIQRLTEIAPPDFGVVTLIGTAHMENFPDGQEGIARAKGELIAGLRRGGAWVHLAMDPWCRWISEQEWAGQELAVAVGDGEDYGWADIESLGSRGERFTLRCPEYDLPIELKLRGAHQVRNASLAAVIALLAGFDRDQVAEGLGTVEPEAGRGRLHAMAGGGWLLDESYNASVDSIMACAESLLELKGGAPMAVLGCIRELGQSSERLHQEVGEGLQALGFERLWVYGDFADAMASGFGAGAAHFPDFDSLRDDPAGLGAIPDGTRILVKGSRYWTSEQAVAWILDHKGVA
- a CDS encoding exo-alpha-sialidase, producing the protein MSSTLLVSTRKGLFTIGRTMAGTWEIQGVSFLGDNVTLALADARSGTWFAALDHGHFGVKLHRSKDRGATWEEVGVPVYPDPPEGVEEIDSMGRVVPWKLKLIWSLEPGLASQPGLLWCGTIPGGLFYSEDDGSTWTMVRTLWEEPRRKLWNGGGADFPGIHSICVDPRDGNKVTVGVSCGGVWQTTDRGISWACRADGMRAEYMPPDQAFDPDIQDPHRVVQCPSGPDVFWAQHHNGIFRSTDGCGRWEEIKEVAPSVFGFAVAVHPDNPEIAWFVPSIKDERRVPVGGAVVVTRTRDGGRSFETLRNGLPQTHAYDLVYRHALDIDRSGSRLAFGSTTGSLWVTVNGGDDWQTVSTQLPPIYAVQFVA
- a CDS encoding MoaD/ThiS family protein, producing the protein MPRVVFTGNLQRHISCPPCTVRGGTAREALDAAFDLYPGSRGYVLDEHGALRAHMVVFVDGQAVSDRRGLSDAVEEDAEVFVMQALSGG